One genomic segment of Armatimonadota bacterium includes these proteins:
- the metK gene encoding methionine adenosyltransferase — protein sequence MTDYKLFTSESVTEGHPDKLADQISDAVLDELLKQDQTTHAALETLLTRGLCVVAGELTTNAYVEMADVVRSTLIDVGYSNTNYGFDGHTCGVMLAIQKQSSDIARGVDRSDAAEQGAGDQGLMFGFATDETESYMPLALSIAHDLARRLTSVRKKNAGLGLRPDGKSQVTIAYDADDRAHHIDTVVISTQHDDDLDLHQVESIVKEQVISPVLKSYDRYLHTDVTMHINPTGRFVIGGPQGDTGVTGRKIIVDTYGGAARHGGGAFSGKDPSKVDRSAAYTARYLAKNIVAAGLASRAEIQLAYAIGVAEPISVRVDTFGTGKASEADIVTRITEAVDLRPRAMIERLCLLNPERVKYLNTARNGHFGNPAFPWEELDLVDQLA from the coding sequence ATGACCGATTACAAGCTGTTCACCTCTGAGAGCGTCACGGAGGGCCACCCCGACAAGCTGGCCGACCAGATCAGCGACGCCGTGCTGGACGAACTTCTGAAGCAGGACCAAACAACGCATGCAGCCCTCGAGACGCTGCTGACGCGCGGGCTGTGCGTGGTCGCCGGCGAGCTGACGACCAACGCCTACGTGGAGATGGCCGATGTGGTGCGCTCCACGCTGATTGACGTGGGCTACTCGAACACCAACTACGGGTTCGACGGTCATACCTGCGGTGTCATGCTGGCTATTCAAAAGCAGAGCAGCGATATCGCCCGTGGCGTCGACCGTTCGGACGCGGCCGAGCAGGGCGCCGGCGACCAGGGCCTGATGTTCGGATTCGCGACCGACGAAACCGAGAGCTACATGCCGCTCGCGCTCTCGATCGCTCACGACCTGGCTCGCAGGCTCACATCGGTACGCAAAAAGAATGCGGGCCTCGGTCTTCGGCCCGACGGCAAGTCTCAGGTAACCATCGCGTACGACGCCGACGATCGTGCCCATCACATCGATACGGTTGTGATCTCGACCCAGCACGACGACGACCTGGATCTCCACCAGGTGGAGAGCATCGTCAAGGAGCAGGTTATATCTCCGGTCCTGAAATCGTACGATCGTTATCTGCACACCGACGTCACGATGCATATTAACCCCACCGGCCGGTTTGTCATCGGTGGTCCTCAGGGCGATACCGGAGTCACCGGGCGCAAGATCATCGTGGATACGTACGGTGGCGCTGCGCGGCACGGCGGCGGCGCCTTCTCCGGCAAGGATCCATCCAAGGTAGACCGCTCCGCAGCCTACACGGCGCGCTACCTCGCCAAGAACATTGTCGCGGCGGGTCTTGCCTCCAGGGCGGAGATCCAGCTGGCCTACGCCATCGGTGTGGCGGAGCCGATCAGTGTGCGTGTGGATACGTTTGGCACGGGCAAGGCCTCTGAGGCGGATATCGTGACCCGTATCACGGAAGCGGTGGACCTGCGTCCGCGGGCGATGATCGAGCGGCTTTGCCTGCTAAATCCGGAGCGCGTCAAGTATCTCAACACGGCACGCAACGGCCATTTCGGCAACCCCGCGTTCCCGTGGGAGGAGCTCGATCTGGTCGACCAACTGGCCTGA